Proteins found in one Solitalea lacus genomic segment:
- the mqnB gene encoding futalosine hydrolase, whose product MKLLVVAATQAEIQPFLDTKADCDVLITGIGMVATAYQLTKKLLSNRYELVINAGIAGSFDRSLALGSVVQVASDCFPELGAEDGDQFIDLFSLGFVDENETPFSNKKLINPFQIEGLQVVSGITVNKVHGNEASITAIQQRFATQSESMEGAAVLYVCLTEQVKCLQLRSISNYVERRNRNAWNIPLAISNLNQALITIVNSFS is encoded by the coding sequence AATTCAACCTTTTTTAGACACAAAGGCTGATTGCGATGTTTTGATAACAGGTATTGGCATGGTGGCTACAGCTTATCAGCTTACAAAAAAATTACTTTCCAATCGTTATGAACTGGTTATCAATGCCGGCATTGCAGGCAGTTTTGATCGGTCATTAGCACTTGGCTCGGTGGTACAGGTTGCATCCGACTGCTTCCCAGAATTAGGAGCCGAAGACGGAGATCAGTTTATCGACCTTTTTTCATTGGGTTTTGTTGATGAAAATGAAACTCCATTTTCAAACAAAAAGCTTATAAATCCATTTCAAATAGAGGGACTGCAAGTAGTTTCGGGTATTACTGTAAATAAAGTGCATGGCAACGAGGCCAGCATCACGGCCATTCAGCAACGTTTTGCTACCCAATCGGAAAGCATGGAAGGGGCTGCTGTATTATATGTTTGCCTGACTGAACAGGTTAAATGCCTGCAACTAAGAAGCATTTCCAATTACGTTGAAAGGCGTAATCGCAATGCCTGGAATATTCCGCTTGCAATTAGCAACCTTAACCAGGCTTTAATTACTATAGTCAATTCATTTAGTTAA